A window from Rhea pennata isolate bPtePen1 chromosome 1, bPtePen1.pri, whole genome shotgun sequence encodes these proteins:
- the GPM6B gene encoding neuronal membrane glycoprotein M6-b isoform X3, with protein MKPAMETAAEENAEQSQEKKGCFECCIKCLGGVPYASLVATILCFSGVALFCGCGHVALTGTVSILEQHFSTNASDHALLSEVIQLMQYVIYGIASFFFLYGIILLAEGFYTTSAVKELHGEFKTTVCGRCISGMFVFLTYVLGVAWLGVFGFSAVPVFMFYNIWSTCEVIKSLQTNMTVPGDQICVDIRQYGIIPWNAVPGRACGPILENICNTNEFYMSYHLFIVACAGAGATVIALIHFLMILSSNWAYLKDASKMQAYQDIKTKEEQELQDIQSRSKEQLNSYT; from the exons gttGCTTTGAATGTTGCATCAAGTGCCTGGGAGGGGTTCCATATGCCTCACTGGTGGCCACCATCCTCTGCTTCTCGGGGGTAGCGTTGTTCTGCGGCTGCGGCCACGTGGCGCTCACAGGAACTGTGTCCATCCTCGAACAGCACTTCTCCACAAATGCCAGTGACCATGCTTTGCTGAGTGAAGT aATACAGCTAATGCAGTATGTAATTTATGGcattgcatcatttttcttcctatatgGAATAATCCTTTTGGCAGAAGGTTTTTACACAACAAGTGCTGTGAAGGAGCTGCATGGAGAATTCAAAACAACAGTCTGCGGGCGCTGCATCAGTGGAATG TTTGTTTTCCTCACCTACGTGCTGGGAGTGGCCTGGCTCGGGGTCTTTGGCTTCTCCGCTGTGCCTGTCTTTATGTTCTATAACATATGGTCAACTTGCGAAGTCATCAAATCGCTTCAGACGAATATGACAGTTCCCGGGGACCAGATCTGCGTGGATATCAGGCAATATG GTATCATCCCCTGGAATGCTGTACCGGGCAGGGCTTGTGGTCCAATTTTAGAGAATATCTGCAACACGAATGAG TTCTACATGTCTTATCACCTGTTCATTGTGGCctgtgctggagctggtgcCACTGTCATAGCATTG ATCCACTTCCTCATGATACTGTCCTCTAACTGGGCCTACTTAAAGGATGCAAGCAAAATGCAGGCCTACCAAgatatcaaaacaaaagaagagcAGGAGCTTCAGGACATCCAGTCTCGGTCAAAAGAGCAACTCAATTCTTACACATAA
- the GPM6B gene encoding neuronal membrane glycoprotein M6-b isoform X4, which produces MGCFECCIKCLGGVPYASLVATILCFSGVALFCGCGHVALTGTVSILEQHFSTNASDHALLSEVIQLMQYVIYGIASFFFLYGIILLAEGFYTTSAVKELHGEFKTTVCGRCISGMFVFLTYVLGVAWLGVFGFSAVPVFMFYNIWSTCEVIKSLQTNMTVPGDQICVDIRQYGIIPWNAVPGRACGPILENICNTNEFYMSYHLFIVACAGAGATVIALIHFLMILSSNWAYLKDASKMQAYQDIKTKEEQELQDIQSRSKEQLNSYT; this is translated from the exons gttGCTTTGAATGTTGCATCAAGTGCCTGGGAGGGGTTCCATATGCCTCACTGGTGGCCACCATCCTCTGCTTCTCGGGGGTAGCGTTGTTCTGCGGCTGCGGCCACGTGGCGCTCACAGGAACTGTGTCCATCCTCGAACAGCACTTCTCCACAAATGCCAGTGACCATGCTTTGCTGAGTGAAGT aATACAGCTAATGCAGTATGTAATTTATGGcattgcatcatttttcttcctatatgGAATAATCCTTTTGGCAGAAGGTTTTTACACAACAAGTGCTGTGAAGGAGCTGCATGGAGAATTCAAAACAACAGTCTGCGGGCGCTGCATCAGTGGAATG TTTGTTTTCCTCACCTACGTGCTGGGAGTGGCCTGGCTCGGGGTCTTTGGCTTCTCCGCTGTGCCTGTCTTTATGTTCTATAACATATGGTCAACTTGCGAAGTCATCAAATCGCTTCAGACGAATATGACAGTTCCCGGGGACCAGATCTGCGTGGATATCAGGCAATATG GTATCATCCCCTGGAATGCTGTACCGGGCAGGGCTTGTGGTCCAATTTTAGAGAATATCTGCAACACGAATGAG TTCTACATGTCTTATCACCTGTTCATTGTGGCctgtgctggagctggtgcCACTGTCATAGCATTG ATCCACTTCCTCATGATACTGTCCTCTAACTGGGCCTACTTAAAGGATGCAAGCAAAATGCAGGCCTACCAAgatatcaaaacaaaagaagagcAGGAGCTTCAGGACATCCAGTCTCGGTCAAAAGAGCAACTCAATTCTTACACATAA
- the GPM6B gene encoding neuronal membrane glycoprotein M6-b isoform X5: MKPAMETAAEENAEQSQEKKGCFECCIKCLGGVPYASLVATILCFSGVALFCGCGHVALTGTVSILEQHFSTNASDHALLSEVIQLMQYVIYGIASFFFLYGIILLAEGFYTTSAVKELHGEFKTTVCGRCISGMFVFLTYVLGVAWLGVFGFSAVPVFMFYNIWSTCEVIKSLQTNMTVPGDQICVDIRQYGIIPWNAVPGRACGPILENICNTNEFYMSYHLFIVACAGAGATVIALLIYMMATTYNYAVLKFKSREDCCTKF, from the exons gttGCTTTGAATGTTGCATCAAGTGCCTGGGAGGGGTTCCATATGCCTCACTGGTGGCCACCATCCTCTGCTTCTCGGGGGTAGCGTTGTTCTGCGGCTGCGGCCACGTGGCGCTCACAGGAACTGTGTCCATCCTCGAACAGCACTTCTCCACAAATGCCAGTGACCATGCTTTGCTGAGTGAAGT aATACAGCTAATGCAGTATGTAATTTATGGcattgcatcatttttcttcctatatgGAATAATCCTTTTGGCAGAAGGTTTTTACACAACAAGTGCTGTGAAGGAGCTGCATGGAGAATTCAAAACAACAGTCTGCGGGCGCTGCATCAGTGGAATG TTTGTTTTCCTCACCTACGTGCTGGGAGTGGCCTGGCTCGGGGTCTTTGGCTTCTCCGCTGTGCCTGTCTTTATGTTCTATAACATATGGTCAACTTGCGAAGTCATCAAATCGCTTCAGACGAATATGACAGTTCCCGGGGACCAGATCTGCGTGGATATCAGGCAATATG GTATCATCCCCTGGAATGCTGTACCGGGCAGGGCTTGTGGTCCAATTTTAGAGAATATCTGCAACACGAATGAG TTCTACATGTCTTATCACCTGTTCATTGTGGCctgtgctggagctggtgcCACTGTCATAGCATTG CTGATCTACATGATGGCTACTACATATAACTATGCGGTTTTGAAGTTTAAGAGTCGGGAAGATTGCTGCACTAAATTCTAA